A segment of the Anaerolineae bacterium genome:
GCAGATGATCTGGTAGATGACATCGTGTAAGGCTGGAGGGTTCCCTGGAAGTTGTTCAGCTGTTAATAGTGCGAATCGAATTTCGATCTACCGGTGGTTGAAATTCAATCCGATCCAAAACCTTAATAGCAGAAAGTTGTCTTGTGGAGATCGAGCAGGACCTGCTTAAGTGATGCGGTTTCGCCACATACTCCGGGTGATTTGCTTGGGCGTGTTGCTCCTGCCGCTTTGGTTGGTCAACGCTTGTAGTGGGTTTCAGACCAATGATGTCTCTTCCCTTGAAGAGGTATATCTTCCCCCTTCGCCAATTGCGACGGCGATCTCACCCTCGGCTTTGTTCCAAACCCCTCTGTTCCCTACCCCTACGATTGCTTGCACCAATTCCTTGCTCTTTATTGCCGATCAAACCATTCCAGATGGGACGGAGGTGGAACCTGGCGCGGTCCTGAACAAAGTATGGGAGGTGGAGAACAACGGTACCTGCAACTTTGATGACCGTTATCGCCTGAAATTGATTGGAGGTTCTGAGCTGGGCGCCAGTCCAGAGCAAGCTCTTTACCCCGCCCGCAGCGGGACTCGTTTTCTACTTCACATCCGTTTCATTGCCCCATCCGAGTCGGGATTGGTGCGAAGCGCCTGGCAGGCCTTCGATCCTCAGGGCGATCCTTTTGGCGACCCAATTTATTTAGAAGTGGTGGTAAAATGAGAAAGAATGAAGACTTTTTCGGCGAGGCAGAGCTTAGTTTTAACGCGTGGTGGTCTTGCGAGCTAAGGCAATGAGGCAAATTGAGGTATCCGATAAACCGTGTTCGATACCACAGCGCCTTGAAAGATGGGCAAATTCGACAAATCCAATGCATTTTTCTTGTGTACTTTTTCATTGACATTGACGATCTAATCTGGCTAGAATATACTTAGTCTTCGGAAAAGCGTAGAAGAGAAAGAGTACCTGGAACTCGAATGGTCCAGAGAGCGGGTGGTTGGTGTGAACCCGTCCAGTCCGAGCCAGGGAATGGGTCTCTGAGCTGCAGGGCGAAACCACTGTAGAGAAAGGAAGTAGCCTGTGCCGGAAATGCCCCCGTTATCGCGGCAAAGGGTATAAACTTGTAATCCAAGTCGTACCCGGATCAAGTGAGACTGGCAGATTAATACCCGTTGTCTGACGACGGGTTTTTTGATTAATCATCCAGGCCGGTCTAATCAGGGTGGCACCGCGGGAAGCGCCTCTCGTCCCTGGGACGAAGAGGCGCTTTTTAATCTGAGACGTAGAGAGATTGATTTGGAGGTAAGCAATGAAAGAAAGAATGCAGTTGTCATCGGTAATTACCGATCAGATGGTGGAACTACCCTATCGGCGGATAGCTATCGTGCGGGAGAAAGGGGCAGATTTAGAAACGCCTCTCTCGGTATATTTGAAATTACGTGGTCAGGGCGCTTCATTCCTGCTTGAGAGCGTTAGTGGTGGTGAGCAAGTGGCGCGTTTTTCTTTTATCGGGGTTTGGCCAAAGCGGGCTTTTGTCTTTCAGAATCATGCCTGGCATGTGCATTCACCAGCCGGGGTGGAGCAGTTGCCTTTGAAGGATAGCGAGAACCCGTTCGATCAACTGCGGCAGATTCTCCGCCCGACTGCCGAACCTGGCAGGCATTATTTGGAGCACCCATTACGGTTCTTAGGAGGGCTGGTGGGTTATCTGAGTTACGATTTTGTCCGTTACTTTGAACCAACGGTTAATATCATGCCCCGCTCTGACCTGCCTGAGGCAATCTTTCTCGAGGTCAACAGTTTTGTTGCATTTGACCATGCCTTTGGAAAATTGATGCTGATCAGTGTTGCCGAAGGAGAAGAACAGGCAATTGAGGAGGCCAGGAGGCGTCTGGATGCTCTTGAAGATCGTTTGCAAAAACCCATGAAAGAAGACACCCAGGAGGTCGGGATGTTCTCAGGTCAGCGGCTGCATCCCGTTGTGCCAGCAGAGTATTTTGAAGAGATGGTGCGTCACGCCAAGGAATATATACGGAATGGTGACTGCTTTCAAATTGTGTTGTCGCAACGCTTTCTGGGTGCCACTCAGGCTTCTCCTTTATCCATTTACCGTGCTCTGCGCCGTCTGAATCCATCCCCCTATATGTATCATTTCGATTTTGGGGATTTGGCAGGAGAAACGCCATTTCACCTGATTGGTGCTTCTCCGGAAATGCATGTCCGCCTCGAACGAGGCGTGGCCTCTTTGAGACCGATTGCCGGTACCCGGCCGCGCGCCGACAATGCTGAGGAAGACGCCCGTCTGGAAAAGGAATTACTGGCTGACCCCAAAGAACGTGCCGAACACATCATGTTGGTCGATTTAGCCCGCAACGATTTGGGCAGGGTTTGCCAGTTCGGCACGGTGCGGTTGTCTCAACAGATGGTTGTCGAGCGCTATTCGCATGTGATGCACATCGTCTCACAAGTGGATGGTGATTTGCGACCAGACTTCGATGCCTTTGACCTGCTTCAGGCGACCTTTCCAGCCGGTACGGTTAGCGGTGCTCCGAAAGTGCGAGCCATGCAGGTGATTAACGAGTTGGAGAAGCAATCGCGCGGAGTTTATGCAGGCATTGTTGGTTATTTTTCTTACAGTGGAGAACTCGACTCGTGTATTGCTATTCGTACCATTGTCATGCTCGGCAATCAGGTCGAAATTCAGTCCGGGGCGGGTATTGTCGCCGATTCTGAACCTAGCCGGGAACACCAGGAATGCCTCAATAAAGCTCATGCGTTATTTAGAGCCGTAGAACTGGCTGAACAGTCGTTGCCTTCACCGGTCAGGATTGGCTCTGTTCAGCAGGAGGGGAAGTCTCCCAGGGTTGTCCTGATTGATAACTATGACTCGTTCACCTATAACCTGGCACAATATTTGGGAGAATTAGGCGCCGAGGTTCTCATTTTTCGCAATGATGCTCTCTCGGTGGATGAGATTGCCGCGCTTCGTCCTACCCACCTGGTTGTCTCACCAGGGCCGGGTGCACCACCGCAAGCCGGAATCTCTAACGAAGTGATCACCCAATTGGGAAAGTCGATTCCAACACTGGGCGTTTGTTTGGGTCATCAATGTATTGGCTATGCTTTTGGAGGCAAAGTGCTTCAAGCACCGACCTTGATGCATGGGAAAACTTCGCAGATTTATCACACAGGTGCAGGAATATTTCAGAACATACCGTCCCCCTTTGAGGCAACGCGCTATCACTCCCTGATGGTGAGCGAACCGGTGCCAGATGAACTGGAAGTGACTGCGCGCACCGACGATGGCATTGTGATGGGATTGCGCCACAAGAAGTATCCTATCTTTGGGGTTCAATTCCATCCAGAATCGATTCTGACCAGTTATGGCAAGCAAATATTGGAAAATTTCCTTGCCCTGAAACCATCCTCGAGTTTCAATTCTTTCGAAGGTTCAAAACCGAAAGGAGAGACGAATATGCTAAAACCCTATCTGGCAAAGATCGTCCAGCGCAAGGACTTAAGCCTGCAAGAAGCCGAAGAGGCGATGACGTTGATCATGACCGGTCAGGCGAGCGACGCTCAAATCGGTGCATTCTTAATCGGATTACGGATGAAAGGGGAGACGATTGATGAGATCGTAGGCTGCGCCAGAGCGATGCGGGCGCAGGCAACGGCTTTGCCAAAATTTGACGATGCGGTCACGTTGTTTGATACCGCTGGCACAGGAGGGGATGGGAAACATTCTTTCAACATATCCACTGCGGCTGCTTTTGTAATTGCCGGCGCCGGTTATAAAGTCGCAAAGCATGGCAATCGGGCAGTGTCTTCGACTTGTGGGAGCGCGGATATTCTGGCTGCACTGGGTATCGAAATCGAGTTGACCCCTGAACAGGTTGCGCACTGTATTCAGGAGGTCGGCATTGGATTCATCTTTGCTCCTCGCTTTCATCCAGCGATGAAATACGCATCGAAACCGCGGCGCGAAATCGGACAACGCTCAATTTTTAATTTACTGGGTCCACTGGTCAATCCGGCGAGAGTGACGCATCAACTCATTGGCGTATATGATCCGTCCTTGACAGAATTGCTGGCTCAATCGGCGCTGGAATTAGGCAATCATGCCACCATGGTGGTGCATGGCGCTGGGGGATTGGACGAATTGACCACCAGCGGGAAAAATCGGGTCACCAAAGCTTGCGACGGGAAGATCGAAACGCTTGAAATCGATGCGCAGGCGTATGGTTTACGCCCAGCCCGCGACGAGGACTTGCGCGGCGGAACACCAGAACAAAATGCCCAACAACTCCGTGAATTATTACAGGGGAAAATTCAATCCCCGTGTCGCGATGTGGTTTTGTTCAATGCTGCCATGGCGATCTCATTGGTTACCGAGGATCTAACGCAAGCTATCCAGCAGGCTACCCAATCTCTGGATAGCGGAGCAGCCTTGCAGAAACTGGAGCAATTGATTTCCACTGTGCCGGCCAGGGCGATGTAACGTAAGGAAGATGCGACATGGATAGCTCTAATAGCATTCTCGACACAATTTTTGCTTATAAGCGTCAAGAGATAGAGCAACGCAAGAGTATCCTTAATCTGGAAGAGTTACGTCGCATTGCGGAAGCACAACCGCCTCAACGCGATTTTTTGGCGGCTTTGTGCCATTCAAAACCGGCTTTGATTGCTGAAGTCAAACGCGCTTCTCCCTCTAAAGGCGATTTTGGTAGCATCTATTCACCGCTGGAGCTGGCTCAGCTCTATATGGCAAACGGAGCAGCGGCAATCAGTGTGCTTACGGATGAAAAATATTTCCGCGGTAGCCTCGACGATTTAAGGGCAATTGCGAATCTTGGCTCGCAATTGCCCATCCTGCAAAAGGATTTTATTTGTGATCCTTATCAAATTTATGAAGCGCGTGCCAGTGGAGCAGATGCGATTCTGCTGATTGCTTCCTACCTGGAGTTGGACCTGATCCAAGACCTGCATGACCTTGCCAGGGAGTTAGGCATGCACGCCCTGGTTGAAACCCATACAGCGGAAGAGATCGAGAAGGCACTGCGTATCCGTGGTCTGAAAATCATCGGTGTCAACAATCGTAATTTACGAGATTTTTCTGTCAATATACAAACCTGTCTGCAGTTGCGTCCTCTCGTTCCGCCGCAGATTCAATTTGTCGCCGAAAGCGGTATTCACACCGCCGCGCAAGTGCGTTTGTTAATAGCGAACAAGATAAACGCCTTGCTGGTGGGGGAGGCTTTGGTTAAAGCGCAGAATCCTGCCGAGAAACTTTGCGAACTGTTGCTAAAAACTTATGAAGATCAAGATTTGCGGCATCAAATCCATTGAAGAAGCACGACTTGCCGTGGCGTGCGGAGCAGATATGTTGGGATTCAACTTTTATCCTCCGAGTCCGCGCGCCATCTCTCTGCAAACGTGCCGCCAAATTGTCGAGGTGCTGCGCGAAGAAGCCCCGCAGGTGCTTTTGATTGGGGTCTTCGTGAATATGCCTCCCTCTGAAGTTATGACGATCCTGGAACAAAGCGACCTAGACCTTGCCCAACTAAGCGGCAATGAGACCCTGGAGGAACAGCAGCTTTTGGGCGAGCGGGCTTTCAAAGCGGTACACCTGGCAAGCCAACCAGCAGATGCCCTGGAAGCGCAAATTTACAAACGCAAAACACCGCCTGCCCTTTTGCTGGATGCCTATGTGCCAGGTCAGTTTGGCGGTACAGGACAAACGGCAGACTGGCAGGTCGCAGCTTTGGTAGCAGAGCGAATCTCTATCCTGTTAGCGGGTGGTTTGACCCCAGAGAATGTTGCTGAGGCGATCTTGCAGGTCAAACCCTGGGGTGTGGATGTGGCTTCAGGAGTTGAGTCAGCGCCGGGCTGTAAAGATCCTATAAAGATGAAGTCATTTATTCGCCATGCGCGCGCAGCTTTTGAGTCCTTGAAAAAGGAGAGAGCATGATGGATCGAACGAAATTTGGAGAATTTGGCGGACAATACGTACCAGAGGTGTTAATGCCAGCCCTCACTGAATTAGAAGAAGCCTATCGGCAAGCGATGGAGGACACAGAATTTCAAAAGCAGTTTGAACGATATTTGCAAACCTATGTTGGGCGACCGACTCCCTTGAGTTTTGCAGAGCGATTATCCCAACAATTGGGAGGTGCAAAGATTTATCTCAAACGGGAGGATTTAGCCCACAGCGGCGCTCACAAAATCAATAATGCTCTCGGACAGGCCTTGCTGGCAAAGCGGATGGGAAAAAGACGCCTGATCGCTGAAACCGGGGCAGGGCAGCATGGAGTGGCAACCGCCACAGCGGCGGCTTTATTGGGCTTAGATTGCGTGATCTATATGGGCGAAGTGGATATGGAGCGCCAAAAACCCAATGTGTTGCGCATGGAATTATTAGGCGCCGAAGTGAAACCGGTCAGCAGTGGTTCGAGAACCTTAAAGGACGCCATTAACGAAGCAATCCGAGATTGGGTGACGAATGTCCGTCACACCCATTACTTGCTGGGTTCTGCTTTGGGCCCCTATCCATACCCGCAAATGGTGCGAGATTTTCAATCGGTGATCGGGCAGGAGGCAAGACAACAGATTTTGGAGCTTGAGGGAAGCCTTCCAGCAGCCGTCATTGCCTGTGTGGGTGGTGGATCGAATGCAATTGGGATATTTAGCGCTTTTATTCCCGACGTTAATGTGCGCCTGATCGGTGTGGAAGCAGGCGGGATTGGTATCGAAAGTGGTTATCATGCGGCCCGGTTTGCCGACCCTCGCAAGGGAAGATTGGGAGTGCTACATGGTACGCTAACTTACGTGCTTCAAAGTGAGGATGGTCAAATTGCCGAGACGCATTCGATTTCTGCTGGCCTGGATTACCCTGCTGTTGGACCGCAGCATGCCTACTTGCGTTCAATATCCAGAGCTGAATACACCTTTGCCACGGATGAGGAAGCTTTGCAAGCCTTTCAAGTGCTGGCCAGATCTGAAGGAATCCTGCCGGCTTTGGAGTCCGCTCATGCCATAGCAGAGGCGCTCAAACAGGCGCCGTGCTACAGTGCAGATCGAGCCATCCTGGTCAATTTATCCGGCAGGGGCGATAAAGATCTGGACACGGTGATGCAGGCACTGGCGCAAAAAGCAGGTATCCCAGAAAACGGGAGGAAACTTGATGAGTGCTCTTGAACAAATTCAACGCACCTTTGACCTCGCCCGGGCTGAGGGTCGGGCAGCTTTGATGCCCTACTTCACCATCGGATATCCCGATCTGCAAACATCCTTTGAGATTGTCTGTGCTATCGCCGAGAGCGGTGCCGACCTGATCGAATTAGGAATACCCTTTTCGGACCCGTTGGCAGACGGTCCAACCATCCAGTACTCGACCCAGGTTGCACTCCAGAATGGTGTTAACATCCACACCTGCCTTGATTTTGTAAAAAATTTGCGAGAACAGGGTCTGACGACGCCGATATTTTTTATGGGATATTACAACCCGATTTTCAACTATGGTGAAGAACGATTTGCAAAAGCGGTCAGCGAATGCGGCGGGCAGGGGTTGATTGTCCCTGATTTACCACCCGAAGAAGCTGGCGAATTACGCCGCAACTGCCGCAATCATCAGGTAGCAATGGTTCACCTCATTGCCCCCACGACGCCGCCAGAGCGGAGACAACAGATTGCAGAGCTATCCGAAGGATTTTTATACGTGGTCTCAGTAACCGGGGTGACCGGGGCCAGAAAAACGTTACCACCCGACTTAATGGATTTCTTGCGAGAAGTGCGAGCAGGCACCAAAATTCCTTTGGCGGTTGGATTTGGGGTATCCACTCCCGAACAGGCAGCCAGTTTAGGGCAGATTGTGGATGGGGTGATTGTTGGCTCGGCTTTGATTGAGGTTGTGCGGCGAGCTGAACAACCATTGCGCGCTGTCAGGACGTTTATTCGTGAACTGCAGACAGCCATGAGAAGAAATATTGCAGGTTAGCTCAACCGCTCTACCTTATAACCAGTCCAGCTGTGGAGCCAGGCCAGGGGAATGGGTATGACTTGAGAGGGTATCGCGATCCGATGGTGGATGATCAGAAACGATTTCTGGTTACCGGAACGCTGTTATCTGGAATGGAGCTGAAGATAAACTTTGGAAAAGGGGAGAGGCAGGGAGTATAATCTCAAATATCATCCCTATCGTGGGCGAGGCTTGCAATGCATATTTTGGTTACCAATGATGATGGCGTGATGGCGCCTGGTTTATTGGCTTTGGTTAAATCAATGCGCGAAGTGGGTGAGGTAAGCGTGGTTGCCCCAGAACAGAACTGGTCGGCATCGGGTCATGTTAAGACGATGCACCGTCCATTGCGGGTGAAGGAAGTCGTGTTGCTGGATGGCAGTCCGGCTCTTGCCTCAGATGGAGCTCCCTCCGATTGTGTTGCTCTGGCATTGTTAGGTTTAGTTGAAAAACCTGTTGATCTGGTCATCTCAGGCATCAATCCGAATGCGAATATTGGACATGATGTTACTTACTCAGGAACAGTAACCGCTGCCATGGAGGCAGTGATTACCGGCAATATACCTGCCATTGCAATCTCACTGGATGGTCCAGACAATCACGGCGCTCCGTTGGATTTTGCCCCTGCGGCAGTGATCGCAAAACAAATCGTACGCCGTATTCTTGAGCGGAGGTTACCAAAGGGCGTATTTTTGAATGTGAATGTTCCTTACCTGGCGCTAAACCACATCAAGGGTTTCCGGGTTACTCGTCAGGGTTTACGGGTCTATCGGGATTCATTGGATAAACGCTACGATCCGCGCGGTCGTCCATATTATTGGATTGGAGGTGAGGCGCCTACAGCTATTCCAGAGGAAGGCACCGATTATGGGGCAATCGCGCAAGGTTATGTATCCATCACTCCCTTGCAATTGGACCTGACCGCCCAGAATGTTTTATCCGAAATGCAAAAATGGGACTGGTAAGGCGTATTTTAGTCAGTCCGGGTCGATCTGACAATGCCTGCATAGAGTGGCGCATGAACTAGTTTATCGTCGTTCCGGATAGAAAGTGAACAACACCAAGAGATTTACACCTCGATTTGCTTAAGAAGGTGATTAAAGCGAACCAATTTCTCTTGACAGAATCGCAAATCGCTGTAAAATCATGCGGAATGTTTGAGTACGACTATTTAATCCTGATGAAACAACGCCCCAGAATCCCCTGTTCTGAGGGCGTTTTTATGGATTTCCTCATTTTTGAGGTCGGAAGGTTGCTTTCCAAAGCAACCTTCTTTTTTGTCTATAGGAGAGGAGCAAGGTGAGTGTTGTTCGATTGCCTGGTTTGATTGACGTGCACGTACACTTTCGCGAGCCTGGCGCTACGCATAAAGAAGATTGGGACAGCGGGACAGCGGCAGCTCTTGCCGGAGGCTTTACGCTGGTGTTAGCCATGCCAAACACCCAACCACCGATTACCGATGAGACGACTCTGCAAGAGGCTTTGCGCCTGGCATCCCAAAAAGCGCGCTGCGATTTTGCCCATTATGTCGGCGCGGGACCTGATAATGCCGAAATTCTCCCTGGTTTGGCAGATCGGACAGCCGGCTTGAAAATGTATCTTGATCAAACCTATGGGCCCTTGCGGCTCGATGACATGCGGATCTGGATGGAACATTTTGAACACTGGCCTAAAGAAAGCCCAATCGTAGCTCACGCCGAAGGACGTACCCTGGCAGCAATGATCTTAATGGCAGAAATTTTTGAGCGTCCGGTTCATCTTGCTCATGTATCAAAGGCTGAAGAAATCCTGCTCATTCGCAAAGCCAAAGAAAAGGGAATTGCAGTTACCTGCGAAGTTTGTCCTCATCACTTATTTCTCAGCAAGGAGGATGCTTCTTTTATCGGTGGTGGGCGCAGTGAAGTGCGCCCACGACTCAACAGCCTTGAAGATCAACGCTGTTTATGGGAAAACCTTGAGATCATTGATTGTTTTGCTACGGATCATGCTCCTCATACCCTAATGGAGAAAGATGGGCAGAACCCTCCTCCGGGTTTTCCGGGACTGGAAACCATCTTGCCTTTGCTGTTAACTGCTGTCCATCAGGGAAAACTAACCCTGGATGATATTGTGAAGCGTTTATATACCAACCCAAAGAAAATCTTTCATTTACCTGACCAGGCCGACACCTGGATCGAAGTCGATGTCGATCAAGACTGGGTCATCCAGGGACGAGAGCTGTACACTCGTTGTGGGTGGACTCCTTTTGAAGGGCGGCGGGTAAAAGGACGCGTTCAGCGAGTTGTTTTGCGAGGTCAAACCGCTTATGAATCGGGCCGGGTGTTAACCTGGCCAGGTTTTGGTCAATCCATCCGAGAGATCGGTTTATCTTAATCCCAGGAGTATTTACGATGGCTACTTATTTCCCTCCATTCCGTAAACAAAGTCCTTACTTACCTTTTGGCGAACAACGCACCGGGCGCTTTTATGGCAAGGATATCCTTTCGGTCAAACAGTTCAATCGCGCCGACCTGGAGTATATTTTTGGCGTTGCCCATGAAATGCGCGAGATGGTCGAACGCATTGGCACCTTTGATCTGCTCAAAGGAAAAATCCTTGCCAACTTATTCTATGAGCCCTCAACCCGTACATCGTCTTCTTTTACCTCGGCGATGGAACGCCTGGGCGGCAGTGTCATCCCAATTAATGAGGTGCGCTATTCCTCAGTGGCGAAAGGCGAGTCCTTACCGGATACGGTGCGGACGTTGGAATGTTATGCTGATGTCATCGTCTTGCGCCATCCCGAAATTGGTGCTTCGGCGTTGGCAGCCCAGTATGCTCGCAAGCCGATCATTAATGCGGGAGACGGAGTGGGAGAACATCCAACCCAAGCCTTGTTAGACCTCTTCACCATCGTCAGCGAATTGAATCAAGTCGACGGACTGACGGTTACCATGTTGGGCGATTTGAAATATGGTCGCACAGTGCACTCCTTAGCCCGTTTGCTCTCCCTTTACGATGTCAAACTCAACTATGTCTCGCCAGAGATCCTGCGCATGCCAGCCGAAATTGTTCAGGAATTAAACGAGAAGAATATCGTCCAGAAGGAATACACAGCGCTGGATGAGGTTTTACCTCAAACGGATGTCCTGTATGTCACTCGCGTCCAGAAGGAGCGATTTGAAAATCTGGATGAATACGAAAGCGTCAAAGATGCCTATGTGATCACCCCCGAGGTAATGCAGGCAGCAAAAGACCGTATGATCGTCATGCATCCTTTACCGCGGGTGGGAGAGATCAGTATGGAGTTCGATAGCGATCCTCGCGCCGCCTATTTCCGTCAAATGGAATATGGCTTGTATGTGCGCATGGCTTTGCTGGCCATGGTTCTGGGAAGAGCCTGAAAACCTGATGAAAGCCTTTTTCGAGAAGTTAGAAGAACGTTGCCGTACAGCGCATTCGCTGCTGTGTGTTGGCATTGATCCGCAAACCGAAGATCTGCCTCAGCCGACCGTAGAAGCCTTGCGACACTACTGTATGGATTTAATTGAGCAATGCGCCCCTTTTGCGGCGGCTTTCAAACCCAACAGCGCCTTTTTTGAGGCATTCGGTTCTGATGGGTGGGCAGTATTGAAAGAAATCATCGCTCAGGTTCCAAAGGAAATTCCTCTGATTTTAGATGTTAAGAGAGGGGATATTGCCTCTTCTGCCCAGGCTTACGCCCGGGCGGCTTTTGAATGGCTGGGTGCAGATGCCGTCACGGTCAATCCCTATTTAGGCAAAGACGCGTTGGAGCCATTCTTAAGCTATACCGGGCGAGGCGCCTTTCTCCTTTGCAAGACCTCCAACCCTGGGGCGAATTTCCTTCAGGAGGCGCGCCTGTATGGCGAAGGTGGGCGTGGGGAGATGCTATATGAACGCGTTGCCCAACTGGCAAGTCAGCTCAATCAAAGCAGGAATGTTGGGTTGGTTGCCGGAGCAACTTACCCCGAGGCAATCGAACGCATTCGAGCCATTGTGCCAGAGATGTGGTTGTTAGTGCCTGGAGTAGGTGCACAGGGAGGAGACCTGGAAGCTGCATTGCAAGCGGGATTGAGGCAGGATGGTCTGGGGATGTTAATCAATGTCTCGCGCTCGATTTCGCATAGCCAAAATCGGGCGGAAGCAGCCCTACAGTTCCGAAATCAGATCAATCG
Coding sequences within it:
- a CDS encoding Aspartate carbamoyltransferase, whose product is MATYFPPFRKQSPYLPFGEQRTGRFYGKDILSVKQFNRADLEYIFGVAHEMREMVERIGTFDLLKGKILANLFYEPSTRTSSSFTSAMERLGGSVIPINEVRYSSVAKGESLPDTVRTLECYADVIVLRHPEIGASALAAQYARKPIINAGDGVGEHPTQALLDLFTIVSELNQVDGLTVTMLGDLKYGRTVHSLARLLSLYDVKLNYVSPEILRMPAEIVQELNEKNIVQKEYTALDEVLPQTDVLYVTRVQKERFENLDEYESVKDAYVITPEVMQAAKDRMIVMHPLPRVGEISMEFDSDPRAAYFRQMEYGLYVRMALLAMVLGRA
- a CDS encoding 5-nucleotidase SurE, whose protein sequence is MHILVTNDDGVMAPGLLALVKSMREVGEVSVVAPEQNWSASGHVKTMHRPLRVKEVVLLDGSPALASDGAPSDCVALALLGLVEKPVDLVISGINPNANIGHDVTYSGTVTAAMEAVITGNIPAIAISLDGPDNHGAPLDFAPAAVIAKQIVRRILERRLPKGVFLNVNVPYLALNHIKGFRVTRQGLRVYRDSLDKRYDPRGRPYYWIGGEAPTAIPEEGTDYGAIAQGYVSITPLQLDLTAQNVLSEMQKWDW
- a CDS encoding Tryptophan synthase beta chain: MDRTKFGEFGGQYVPEVLMPALTELEEAYRQAMEDTEFQKQFERYLQTYVGRPTPLSFAERLSQQLGGAKIYLKREDLAHSGAHKINNALGQALLAKRMGKRRLIAETGAGQHGVATATAAALLGLDCVIYMGEVDMERQKPNVLRMELLGAEVKPVSSGSRTLKDAINEAIRDWVTNVRHTHYLLGSALGPYPYPQMVRDFQSVIGQEARQQILELEGSLPAAVIACVGGGSNAIGIFSAFIPDVNVRLIGVEAGGIGIESGYHAARFADPRKGRLGVLHGTLTYVLQSEDGQIAETHSISAGLDYPAVGPQHAYLRSISRAEYTFATDEEALQAFQVLARSEGILPALESAHAIAEALKQAPCYSADRAILVNLSGRGDKDLDTVMQALAQKAGIPENGRKLDECS
- a CDS encoding Dihydroorotase, with the translated sequence MSVVRLPGLIDVHVHFREPGATHKEDWDSGTAAALAGGFTLVLAMPNTQPPITDETTLQEALRLASQKARCDFAHYVGAGPDNAEILPGLADRTAGLKMYLDQTYGPLRLDDMRIWMEHFEHWPKESPIVAHAEGRTLAAMILMAEIFERPVHLAHVSKAEEILLIRKAKEKGIAVTCEVCPHHLFLSKEDASFIGGGRSEVRPRLNSLEDQRCLWENLEIIDCFATDHAPHTLMEKDGQNPPPGFPGLETILPLLLTAVHQGKLTLDDIVKRLYTNPKKIFHLPDQADTWIEVDVDQDWVIQGRELYTRCGWTPFEGRRVKGRVQRVVLRGQTAYESGRVLTWPGFGQSIREIGLS
- a CDS encoding Phosphoribosylanthranilate isomerase codes for the protein MLGFNFYPPSPRAISLQTCRQIVEVLREEAPQVLLIGVFVNMPPSEVMTILEQSDLDLAQLSGNETLEEQQLLGERAFKAVHLASQPADALEAQIYKRKTPPALLLDAYVPGQFGGTGQTADWQVAALVAERISILLAGGLTPENVAEAILQVKPWGVDVASGVESAPGCKDPIKMKSFIRHARAAFESLKKERA
- a CDS encoding Anthranilate phosphoribosyltransferase, which produces MKERMQLSSVITDQMVELPYRRIAIVREKGADLETPLSVYLKLRGQGASFLLESVSGGEQVARFSFIGVWPKRAFVFQNHAWHVHSPAGVEQLPLKDSENPFDQLRQILRPTAEPGRHYLEHPLRFLGGLVGYLSYDFVRYFEPTVNIMPRSDLPEAIFLEVNSFVAFDHAFGKLMLISVAEGEEQAIEEARRRLDALEDRLQKPMKEDTQEVGMFSGQRLHPVVPAEYFEEMVRHAKEYIRNGDCFQIVLSQRFLGATQASPLSIYRALRRLNPSPYMYHFDFGDLAGETPFHLIGASPEMHVRLERGVASLRPIAGTRPRADNAEEDARLEKELLADPKERAEHIMLVDLARNDLGRVCQFGTVRLSQQMVVERYSHVMHIVSQVDGDLRPDFDAFDLLQATFPAGTVSGAPKVRAMQVINELEKQSRGVYAGIVGYFSYSGELDSCIAIRTIVMLGNQVEIQSGAGIVADSEPSREHQECLNKAHALFRAVELAEQSLPSPVRIGSVQQEGKSPRVVLIDNYDSFTYNLAQYLGELGAEVLIFRNDALSVDEIAALRPTHLVVSPGPGAPPQAGISNEVITQLGKSIPTLGVCLGHQCIGYAFGGKVLQAPTLMHGKTSQIYHTGAGIFQNIPSPFEATRYHSLMVSEPVPDELEVTARTDDGIVMGLRHKKYPIFGVQFHPESILTSYGKQILENFLALKPSSSFNSFEGSKPKGETNMLKPYLAKIVQRKDLSLQEAEEAMTLIMTGQASDAQIGAFLIGLRMKGETIDEIVGCARAMRAQATALPKFDDAVTLFDTAGTGGDGKHSFNISTAAAFVIAGAGYKVAKHGNRAVSSTCGSADILAALGIEIELTPEQVAHCIQEVGIGFIFAPRFHPAMKYASKPRREIGQRSIFNLLGPLVNPARVTHQLIGVYDPSLTELLAQSALELGNHATMVVHGAGGLDELTTSGKNRVTKACDGKIETLEIDAQAYGLRPARDEDLRGGTPEQNAQQLRELLQGKIQSPCRDVVLFNAAMAISLVTEDLTQAIQQATQSLDSGAALQKLEQLISTVPARAM
- a CDS encoding Indole-3-glycerol phosphate synthase codes for the protein MDSSNSILDTIFAYKRQEIEQRKSILNLEELRRIAEAQPPQRDFLAALCHSKPALIAEVKRASPSKGDFGSIYSPLELAQLYMANGAAAISVLTDEKYFRGSLDDLRAIANLGSQLPILQKDFICDPYQIYEARASGADAILLIASYLELDLIQDLHDLARELGMHALVETHTAEEIEKALRIRGLKIIGVNNRNLRDFSVNIQTCLQLRPLVPPQIQFVAESGIHTAAQVRLLIANKINALLVGEALVKAQNPAEKLCELLLKTYEDQDLRHQIH
- a CDS encoding Tryptophan synthase alpha chain encodes the protein MSALEQIQRTFDLARAEGRAALMPYFTIGYPDLQTSFEIVCAIAESGADLIELGIPFSDPLADGPTIQYSTQVALQNGVNIHTCLDFVKNLREQGLTTPIFFMGYYNPIFNYGEERFAKAVSECGGQGLIVPDLPPEEAGELRRNCRNHQVAMVHLIAPTTPPERRQQIAELSEGFLYVVSVTGVTGARKTLPPDLMDFLREVRAGTKIPLAVGFGVSTPEQAASLGQIVDGVIVGSALIEVVRRAEQPLRAVRTFIRELQTAMRRNIAG